Below is a genomic region from Mustela lutreola isolate mMusLut2 chromosome 1, mMusLut2.pri, whole genome shotgun sequence.
GGGACAAGCAGATTcatttgcaaaggaaaaaagattcaTCACTCTTTCCGTGCAAGCACATTCACTGAATATACTGTTGTACCTGAGATTGCAGTGGCAAAAATTGATGATGCTGCTCCCCTGGATAAAGTCAGTCTCATAAGCTGTGAGGTGCCCACAGGTTATGGGGCTGCTGTGCACTCAGCCAAGGTGAGGAAGCTAcctgtgtaaatgttcaactgtTATATACATTTCCAAAAGTTTCaatggttgtttttgtttgttttcttgattaCATGTGCACCCAGGTTTGATTCCTAATACCTGTCCTGTGAATTTGTAGGTCACTCGTGGTTCCACCTGCGTGGTCTATGGACTTGGTGGAATCGGTTCAGCCATTGTCATGGGCTGCAAAGCATCTGGTGCTTCTAGAATCATTGGGGTTGACATCAATGAGGAGAAGTTTCCCCGGGCCAGAGCGTTAGGAGTCACTGATTGTCTCAACCCTCAAAAACTCAAGAAGCCTGTCCAGCAGGTGGTCAGGGAAATGACAGGAGTTGGTGTTGACTTTGCCTTTGAGGCCATTGGACTCAGTGATGTCATGGTACGTGGGCTTGGGGCACAGTGATTAGATGCTTAATGTGGGGGGTGCAACATGCTAAATATCTTCATGTAGATACATACAAACTCTTCTAAACATGGGTTTTGTACCTGTGGACCTCAAGTGTAAAAGAATGTAAATTcactctaaaatatttattttaaaaataaaagcaatatatacttaaaaatatgtcattGTAGCACACAAAGTTTAAACATTTGAAAGGCCACAATACCAGTAgtcccttttctttattcttagcTCTGCatatatgcttttatatttaagtataaacATTATTTAACTCACGTGGTAATTATGGGTCCTATATTagaaccattcattcatttgaaaaatgaattccTATGCACCAATGCGTTATGTTCTAGGGATACAAGGGTGAATAAAATATGTACCTTTCAGATCTTACAGTTTAGAGGACAGCAGGTAGACAATTCATATGTACCTAATGTacttaactgaaaaataaaggaagtaaaGGTAGTGATAGAGataacaggaaagagaaaataagacaaaacagagGAAAAGTGAAAGACAGAAAGATTCAGTCAACTTTTTCTGGtacaaagcagagaagaaagtaaaataattaaatgtgaagAAGTACACTGAACATCCctacaaaactgaatttaaaaaaataataaaacttcacatacccatatgtatatatttgttttattttatacaaatggGTAAGACAGAGAACCATAGCTAGTGGacaattttatttaacaaatatatggTCCTTATTATATCCCAGGTAGTgttctaaatgttttaaaaatgataaatcactTAAATCTCATAACCACACTATGAAGTAAGGtagtattcttcttctttttacaatgaagaaactgaggcatagggaggttaagtaacttacctcAGGTCATCCAGCTAGCACAGTCTGTGCTCTTTCCTACTAAACTCTGCTGATTTTCTAATGAGATCCCATCACTGGCAGTGTTGAAACTGAGGTTGAGGTAGTATCTGGCCAGGAAGAGATGCAAGATTTAGGAACTTGATTCTTTCCACTTCTGGTGGTAGCTGTCACTTACTCCTGGGAGGGTGCTTATggtcattattatcattatcagcTTGCTGCTTGGGATTCCTGCCACCTGAGCCATGGTGTCTGCCTGATTGTTGGGGTGGCTCCAGTAAATTCAAAGCTTTCCCTGGCTGCACCAATGATTGTCTCTGGACGGACGTTGAAGGGAGTATGCTTAGGAGGTAGGTCGATGACTAGGAGGGGCTGGTTGGTTGCTCTCATGAAATCCCTTTGAGTTTGTAGAAACATAGAATTCAAAATTCTTCTCCTTGAGGAAACAGAATTATAATGGTAGGAAAGATTTCTCCAAGAGTTGGAAAATTTTGTTAAATCGATTttagttaatttaattaaataggtTTTTTAAgtccaaatataatttttatctccTGCAAaatagttttggggtttttccaATGTTTCAAATAATTTAGTCAGCCTCAGTTCCATGCCAGTGGGTTTCTTGTGCTTTTATAGCCGCAAAGCTTCTCAATTGTATAAcactatataaattatatatttttttacatatatataaaaaatataagctctctctatatatatttatatatataaattatttataaatatgtaacatatatatatatatgtataaatcatttataaatatataacatcaaCCTAGTGTTTTGCCACCGGCTCTTATCTTTTAAGAAGAGCCTTTATTTATGAGCAATGTCAACCAACAGCTTTAATCAATTAATATTCCCATATTTCCCCATTGCTCTGATACTAAGTTTCCAATGCCATCTCCATGCATGTGAATACACAAAGGATGAAATGTTTATGCCATGGTAAGCCCAGGAACTGAGCTAGAGAATTCTAGTTTAAAAGTACCATTTTTCAACTGAGTAACATGTGAATATTGACCCAGTTTTTCTTCAAAGGAATTCTAGGTAACAGAATTTCTGGAGCAGCACACTTAATAACAGTAGTCAATGGTTTCTGATGTACAAATGATTTATTTTCCatgtttaatgttaatttttcagaagaaaatctccatgacataattttttgttttgcagACTATAAAACCAGAGACTGTATTCCCCAACTTGTGACTAGTTAcctgcaaaataaaattaatatagatCCATTAGTAACCCATCAGTTGCCTTTTGACCAACTCCACAAAGCTTTTGAGTTGTACCATGCTGGAAAAACGTGAGTGCTTTATTTGATGATCTTCTATACCCTGAATTCACAGTGAAAATGACTACTCAAACATTTCCAAGTGGTTTTGTAACAAAGAGACGgctatttagatctttaatatCTTTCACATGCTCAACCCTATTCCTGACTGTCACCAGAATAAGAAAAGGTTTTACCTGTAGGTCCCTCTTTAGGAAATATCCTCATCGacctattttaaagaaatgttcaaGAATTCAATATAATACTAAGAACCACTCCACACTACATTGgtcaattatacatttttttttctggttaaagACATAATATAGAATGAATGAGTTGATATGATTGGAGTCATACAATCTTGCGAGGAATCTTAGAGGCCAAGG
It encodes:
- the LOC131824280 gene encoding alcohol dehydrogenase 1-like produces the protein MDTSGKIITCRAAIAWTANSSLSIEEVQVEPPKAGEVRIKMVSTGICGTDDHTIKGLLSAVFPFIPGHEGAGIVESIGKGVCSVKPGDKVLTLIIPQCRECSSCLHPKGNFCEKQDVLPSSGLMLDGTSRFICKGKKIHHSFRASTFTEYTVVPEIAVAKIDDAAPLDKVSLISCEVPTGYGAAVHSAKVTRGSTCVVYGLGGIGSAIVMGCKASGASRIIGVDINEEKFPRARALGVTDCLNPQKLKKPVQQVVREMTGVGVDFAFEAIGLSDVMLAAWDSCHLSHGVCLIVGVAPVNSKLSLAAPMIVSGRTLKGVCLGDYKTRDCIPQLVTSYLQNKINIDPLVTHQLPFDQLHKAFELYHAGKTIRCILLFRDPR